A window of the Sabethes cyaneus chromosome 1, idSabCyanKW18_F2, whole genome shotgun sequence genome harbors these coding sequences:
- the LOC128746346 gene encoding zinc finger protein 208-like: MKHSAKMLYCALNGFKSGDVAGPEANHAVVDDDGLNSTEGYDCDICGRHYAAEKTFRRHRIRHKTIHLYKCLVCKKPFPSRDELKQHKTTHAGEPKLQCEICKKFYTNQFYLTRHIGTHCEQKQKDVCEFCGKVCQSKTVLKNHRRMHTGERPFACDICSKTFARIDGLNVHKATHSVVKFFKCEFCDKNFPSKSQLTRHQKSHSTELPHKCPVCGKCFRLAHMLVYHMHYHSEKRLFKCDICGLSYKSSTNLICHRKIHTNPIDKIQYKCDICGAEFTRKSNLLPHRKLHSDERLFRCNHCQEEFASRENLRAHRQRCSRSERRYKCTECDKAFLYGANLREHLMWHRGEKPYPCAICGKAFVRCNNLNRCAWYRETGTEAVRSESAPEYKVWKRCGQLLNRLVLAVHQQDFKGHLERSIGFCYLWLAFTSIVNSPLSAGFRELKSAGLMTACCDDGKKSSTICKPDFSCDICGSKYKHSRSLWRHLSTHVVEKTSNQNTSNNSPPVKQQCDICGKSLTAKNMARHKRSHSNNKAPFKYEMFATGIEQSKDEICDPKTNSAEHRYKCSVCEKTFLGQQPLARHMSHHSDERPFTCDICGSTYKLASALVAHKKIHTYLEEKPFQCNVCGAKYTYKCNLKFHMRLHSEEEGALKCLKCGTELAAQENSAEHVCKERPFKCTVCGKAFLSAENLHGHRKVHSGDQPHQCSICDRSFRWRYNLNKHMKEVHTEKPYRCHAQGDWQQQQQQQQQRWEEKCCLTMERFRQRIWFEIAEIRCCSGLCFCDDSMTVACCDGDDDDEQIDKICKPQFSCDICGNTYKQRKSLRRHYDIHSTGKMSDPNKSKPLKQCDICGKLVSKQGFSRHKQSHTSERAFECEICSKTFYRIGNLRIHRMIHTAKRQFNCEICDKKFFKMFHLVRHMETHDPQKRFKCEICGKDYSRKEHLERHVRTHNPEEQIKCALCDKQYTRREHLMQHIGKHDPNLQKSDERPFSCDICGLSYNLASILSIHKQMHTYLEEKPFKCNDCDAKYTYEGDLESHMQLHSEKRCSKCEMQFASRKALGKHVCKDRPFKCTMCDKTFMFAQHLRNHRYKVHNSRDNKPPPPPPPDRCSICDRTFQWPSSLANHMKGHIGEPAIQGQIVRRSKRVQQKVRQQPKRKQSKKSKQLSWGDEKDDYYYY; the protein is encoded by the exons CGGCGATGTGGCCGGTCCGGAGGCGAACCATGCTGTTGTTGATGATGACGGATTGAACAGCACCGAAGGTTACGACTGTGACATCTGCGGTAGACATTATGCTGCTGAAAAGACATTCCGAAGGCACCGTATCCGCCACAAAACGATTCATTTGTACAAATGTCTGGTATGCAAAAAACCTTTCCCCAGCAGGGATGAACTGAAACAACACAAAACAACTCACGCCGGCGAACCTAAGCTGCAGTGcgaaatttgtaaaaagttttaCACGAATCAGTTCTACCTAACCCGTCATATCGGTACTCACTGCGAGCAAAAGCAGAAGGACGTTTGCGAATTCTGTGGCAAGGTTTGCCAGTCGAAAACCGTTCTCAAGAATCACCGGAGAATGCACACCGGCGAGCGACCGTTCGCTTGCGATATATGCAGCAAAACTTTTGCTAGAATTGACGGTCTAAATGTTCATAAGGCGACTCATTCCGTCGTGAAATTCTTTAAATGTGAGTTTTGTGATAAGAATTTTCCTTCGAAATCTCAGCTGACGAGACACCAGAAATCGCATAGTACAGAGCTTCCCCACAAGTGCCCAGTTTGTGGAAAATGCTTCCGACTGGCTCATATGCTCGTCTATCATATGCATTATCATTCGGAAAAGCGTCTCTTTAAATGTGACATCTGCGGTTTGTCGTACAAATCATCTACAAATTTGATTTGTCACCGAAAAATCCATACGAACCCGatcgataaaatccaatacaaaTGTGACATTTGTGGTGCCGAGTTCACCCGGAAGAGTAACCTATTGCCTCACCGCAAACTACACTCGGACGAACGTCTCTTCAGATGCAACCATTGCCAGGAGGAATTCGCTTCTCGGGAGAACTTGCGAGCGCACCGCCAACGGTGTTCCCGTAGCGAGAGACGCTACAAGTGCACGGAGTGCGACAAAGCGTTCCTCTACGGAGCGAATCTACGCGAGCATCTGATGTGGCATCGGGGTGAAAAACCCTATCCCTGCGCTATCTGTGGAAAAGCGTTCGTCCGGTGCAACAACCTGAACCGGTGTGCTTGGTATCGCGAAACCGGAACCGAGGCGGTCCGATCAGAGTCAGCTCCAGAATA CAAAGTCTGGAAACGCTGCGGCCAGCTTCTAAACCGGCTGGTATTGGCAGTCCACCAGCAGGACTTCAAAGGCCATTTGGAACG CTCGATCGGTTTCTGCTACCTGTGGTTGGCTTTTACAAGTATCGTCAATAGCCCCTTGTCCGCTGGATTCCGCGAGCTGAAAAG CGCTGGTTTGATGACAGCCTGCTGTGATGATGGTAAGAAGAGTAGCACGATCTGTAAGCCAGACTTCAGCTGTGACATTTGCGGTAGTAAATATAAACACAGCCGATCGTTATGGAGGCATCTCAGCACTCACGTTGTGGAGAAAACGTCGAATCAGAATACGAGCAACAACAGTCCACCAGTGAAGCAGCAGTGTGACATTTGTGGAAAGTCTCTTACTGCCAAAAACATGGCGCGACACAAAAGATCGCACAGCAACAACAAAGCACCGTTCAAATATGAAATGTTTGCGACGGGAATAGAGCAATCCAAAGATGAAATATGTGATCCAAAAACAAACAGTGCGGAACATCGATACAAATGTTCAGTTTGTGAAAAAACGTTCTTGGGTCAACAGCCGCTGGCAAGGCACATGAGCCATCACAGCGATGAGCGACCATTTACGTGCGACATCTGTGGCTCAACGTATAAGCTAGCTTCTGCTCTAGTTGCTCACAAAAAAATCCACACGTACCTCGAGGAAAAACCCTTCCAATGTAATGTGTGCGGCGCAAAATATACCTACAAGTGCAACCTAAAGTTTCACATGAGGCTGCACTCCGAGGAAGAAGGAGCTTTAAAATGCTTGAAATGTGGAACGGAACTTGCCGCGCAGGAAAATTCGGCAGAGCACGTGTGCAAAGAGCGACCGTTCAAGTGTACGGTATGTGGGAAGGCTTTTCTGTCCGCGGAAAATCTTCACGGCCACCGAAAGGTACACAGCGGCGACCAACCGCACCAATGTTCGATCTGCGATCGAAGCTTCCGGTGGCGCTACAATCTGAACAAGCACATGAAAGAAGTGCACACCGAGAAACCGTACCGGTGCCA CGCGCAAGGCgactggcagcagcagcagcagcagcagcagcagcgctggGAGGAGAAGTGTTGCCTGACGATGGAAAGGTTCCGACAGCGGATTTGGTTCGAGATTGCTGAAATACG TTGCTGTTCCGGTTTATGCTTCTGTGACGATTCGATGACGGTGGCCTGCTGCGAtggcgatgacgatgatgaacAAATTGACAAGATTTGTAAACCACAGTTCAGTTGTGACATTTGCGGTAATACGTACAAACAACGCAAATCGTTACGCAGACATTACGACATTCACTCTACGGGGAAAATGTCTGATCCGAACAAAAGTAAACCACTGAAGCAGTGTGACATTTGCGGAAAGTTAGTTTCTAAACAGGGCTTTTCGAGGCACAAACAATCCCACACCAGCGAACGCGCGTTTGAGTGTGAGATTTGCAGCAAAACTTTCTACCGGATCGGCAACTTGCGGATCCACAGGATGATCCACACGGCGAAAAGGCAGTTCAATTGTGAGATATgtgacaaaaaatttttcaaaatgtttcatTTAGTTCGACATATGGAAACGCACGATCCGCAAAAACGATTCAAATGTGAAATATGCGGTAAAGATTATTCCCGAAAGGAACATTTAGAGCGCCATGTAAGAACGCACAATCCGGAAGAACAAATCAAATGTGCACTATGTGACAAACAATACACCAGAAGAGAACATTTGATGCAACATATAGGAAAGCACGATCCGAACTTGCAGAAAAGCGATGAGCGACCATTTTCGTGCGACATCTGCGGTTTATCGTATAACTTAGCTTCTATTCTAAGTATTCACAAGCAGATGCACACGTACCTGGAggaaaaaccattcaaatgtaatgATTGTGATGCAAAATATACGTACGAGGGCGACTTAGAGTCTCACATGCAGCTACACTCCGAGAAGCGATGTTCGAAATGTGAGATGCAGTTTGCCTCTCGAAAAGCACTCGGTAAGCACGTGTGCAAAGATCGGCCATTCAAATGTACGATGTGTGATAAAACGTTTATGTTTGCGCAACATCTTCGAAACCATCGGTACAAGGTACACAACAGTAGGGATAacaaaccgccgccgccgcctccGCCCGATCGCTGTTCGATCTGCGATCGAACTTTCCAGTGGCCGAGTTCTCTTGCTAATCATATGAAAGGGCACATCGGTGAACCGGCCATTCAAGGGCAAATTGTGCGGCGCTCCAAAAGGGTCCAGCAGAAGGTGCGGCAGCAACCGAAGCGGAAACAAAGCAAAAAGTCAAAGCAATTGTCATGGGGCGATGAGAaggatgattattattattattga